The genomic region CGTAGGCGGCGGCGAGCGGCTTCCACGCGGGGACGGCGGTCGCCATCGGGAAGTACATGCTGGAGGCGCCGGGGCCGCCGGGGTTGTAGATCAGGGCGCCCTGGCGGTCGGCGGGCTTGCCGGTGGCGTGCGCGTGACTGACGGTCAGGGAGATCTGTTTCCCGTAGGGGTCCGCGTAGTCCAGCGGGACCCGCACGGTGCCGCACTTCACGGCGGCGGGCAGCCCCTCCGGCTTCGGGCAGGCGCCGAAGGTGATCCCGGTCGCCGCCGCCCGCGCGGCGGCGACCGCGGTGCCCGCGGCCTCGGCGGTGGCGGCGGTGTCCGTACCGACGTCGCCCGGCGGCGCGGCGCCCAGCGCGGACAGGCCGGACAGGACCAGAACCCCGGCGGTTCCGTACAGCGCGACTGCCTTCATCGGTGTCCCTTCGTGCGGCTACTGAACAAAAGGGATACTTGGTGCGGTAGTTGGCGTTGTAAAGGACCGTCCGACGGTGTCGGACTCATTGACCCCGATGCGCGGGACGGCCCCTGAACCGGGTGCGCACCGCGCGCGCGATGCGGCCGGCCCTGGTCGGGGGGTGCGGGGCCGCCCGGTCCTGCCACCAGAGGCTGAGGCGGCGCCGGGCGGCGGCATCGGCGGGCTGCCCCGAGCGGAGCAGCTGCTCGGCGAAGTCCAGCGCGTCACGGCGGTAACCGCCGCTCATCGGACGGGACTTGGCATACGCGAGGAACGCGCTCCGGTAGCCGGTGCCGAGCAGGACGGGCAGCTCCGGGGCGACCTTCGACACGACATCGGCGCGCTTGGCGGCCAGGGACCGGCTCTGGACGCCGAGCCGGCCGGCGTCGAACCCCTCGGGCGCGGGGGTACCCGCGACCAGCGCGGACAGCAAGGAGGTCTCGGCCAGGGCGAGCCGCTGACGGGTGCGGGTGGTGTCGGACGTCGTCGGGGCCGCGGGCGGGCGCGGAGCGGGGGAGGGGGCCCGGGGGGTCCGCCCGGCGTCGGCCGTGAGGTGCCGGACCGTCAGAGTCCTCCGGATCGCGTCCAGTTCACCCGCCAGTGCCTCCGCCGGCGGGAAGTCGTCGTCCCGCTCCAGCAGCACGCCGGGCGGGTCCACCCGGGCGCGGAGCTGCGCCAGTACGTCCAGGACCGGCCCGGTCACCGGGTGGGCGTGGGTGTCGTGCCAGACGCCGTCCTTCTCCACACCGCCCGCGACATGGACGTACGCGATGGCCTCCACCGGCAGCTCGTCCAGGGCGGTCGCCGGGTCCTCGCCGCGGTTGACGTGGTTGGTGTGGAGGTTGGCCACGTCGATCAGCAGGCGGACGCCGGTACGCTCCACCAGCTCGGCCAGGAACTGGCCCTCCGTCAGCTCCTCGCCCGGCCAGGAGATCAGCGCGGCGATGTTCTCCAGGGCGAGCGGGACGGGCAGCGAGTCCTGGGCGATGCGGACGTTCTCGCACAGCACGTGCAGCGCGTCCCAGGTACGGGGGACCGGTAGCAGATGTCCCGCTTCCAGCTCGGTGGACGCGGTCAGCGGACCCCCGGCCCTGACGAACGCGAGGTGCTCGGTGACCAGCGGCGATCCCAGGAACAGGGCCCGCTCGGCCAGCGCGTCCAGCCGGTCATCGGCGGGCCGCCCGGCGCCGCCGATGCCCAGTGACACCCCGTGCGGCACCACGGTCACCCCGCGCTCGCGCAGTCGCCGCAGCGAGTCGGGGAGATGACCGGGGCAGATGTTCTCCGCGACCACCTCGACCCAGTCGATCCCGGGCAGCCCCTCCACCGCCCCGGCGATCTCCGGCCGCCATCCGATGCCGATCCCCAGCTGCCCCATGGTGTCCCCCTCCGCCGCCCCCGCGGTTCCGGCCCGTGCGGGGCTGATGACCCCGGAGGGGCGCGGTGAATCCACCGGGCGGCAGATTCAGAGCTTCATTTGAGGTTGCCGGAACCCACGCCGCCCGAGGCCGACGGAACCGTGTCGCATGTCGATGTCCCGGCGCCGCAAGGCGGGTTCGATTGCCGGGATAAGGGCAGCAGAAGCTGGCAAGCCTGAAGTTGATCAGCCTGATCACCGTTTGGTTGGTGTTTACACGGAGTTGGTGTTCACTCGCTTCGATGAGCAGGCTGCGGTACCCGTCCCTATCTGTGCATACCTATGCATACCTGTGCTTATCTGCGCGAGGAGCTTTCCATGGACCCCGATCCGATCACTCCGGCACCCGAGTCCGGGCTCGGCGACAAGACCGACACGGCCACCGGCGCCTCCCGTCGCCGGTTCCTCCAGGGCGGCGGGATCGCCGCCGGGGCGCTGGTGTTCGGCGCGACCGCCGGCGCGGGCGGCGCGTACGCCGCTCCGAAGCAGCCGAGGTATGTCGTACCGAAGGGCTTCAAGGGCGATATATCGGACCTGAAGCATGTGGTGATCCTCATGCAGGAGAACCGGTCCTTCGACCACTACTTCGGCACGTTCCCCGGCATACGCGGCTTCAACGACAAGCAGGCGCTGCGCTTCCAGGACGGCACCACCGTCTTCCAGCAGAAGAACAGCGACGGCACGATCGTCACCCCGCAGGCCGATGACGGCGCCTGGGGCAACGACCACGGAGCCTGGGGCGACGTCGAGCATCGCAAGTGGGATCTGTGGGCGCAGCACAGCGGCGCCAGTTGCATGAACTACCACAGCGACGACTACATGGGCTTCTACCACTCCGTCGCCGCCCAGTACACCGTCGCCGACCAGAACTTCTGCTCTGAATTCGGGCCGACCGACCCCAACCGGAAGTACCTGTGGAGCGGCACCGCCAACAGCGAGACCGGCAACACCGATGAGTCCAACTACTCCCGTTCCTGGATCACGGTGGCCGAGCAGCTCCAGCAGGCCGGCATCGACTGGCGGCTCTACTCCGACAACAGCGGCAACGGGCGGCAGGGGTACATCAGCTCCTGGATCGGCGACTACGGCGACAACGAGCTGAAGTACTTCAAGGGGTTCGAGCCGGAGGGACTGAGCGCCGACGACCCGAAGCTGAAGCCCGGCACCGGGCTGATCTGGCGTGCCAACGCCACGTACTACGCGGGCGCCACCACGCCGGACGACGACTCCGACGAGAACCTCGACGCGGTCCTCAAGAACTTCCATGACGCCTGCCAGCCGGGTGCGGAACACCCCCTGCCGGCGGTCTCCTGGCTCGTGGCGCCGTACGGCTGGTCCGAGCACCCGGGCGCGGACACCCGGCACGGCGAGCGCTACGTCAAGAAGGTGCTCGACAGCCTGCAGAGCAACCCCGACATCTGGAACCACACCCTCTTCATTCTCAACTACGACGAGAACGACGGGAAGTTCGACCACGTGCTGCCGCCGTGGCCCGAGCCGGGCACGGCCCGCGAGTACGCCGGTGACTACCCGCTCGGCCTCGGTGCGCGGGTACCGATGCTGCTGGTCTCGCCGTGGACCCGCGGCGGGTACGTCGCCTCGGAGGTGTTCGACCACACCTCGACGATCACGTTCCTGGAGACGTGGGCGGCCCACCTCGGCAAGCCGTTCCGCTGCCCCAACATCAGCGACTGGCGGCGCTCGATCGCGGGCGATCTGACCAGCGCACTCGACTTCACCCACCCGCAACCCGGACCGGCCGACTTCCCGGACCCGCTCGCCGAGCACGCGCAGCCGGTCGCCGCCGACCACATGAAGCCCCGCCCGCTGAGCTTCCATCCGCACGCGACGCTCTCGGAGGACCACGCATCGGGGACGGTCACTGCGCGGATGACGCTGACCGGCGGCCCGAACGACAAGGCCCTGAGCTTCCAGGTGTTCCCCGACAAGTACCAGGCGTTCTCCAACACGCCGTACACCGTCACCGCGCGCAAGCCGCGCGACCACACCTGGGACACCAAGGCCACCGACGGAAAGTACGCCTTCTCGATCTACTCCAACGACGGCTTCGTCCGCTCCTTCGCCGGCCAGGTCGCGCCCGCCGGCAACAAGGGCGGTGGGCTCCCGCGCGCGGAGGTCGACCTGCTGAGGAGTGAGGGCGCCAAGCGCGAGGCGCAGGTGAGACTCACGCTGCACAACGACGGCACCAAGCCGGTGCACTACACGCTCACCGCCAACGACTACCTCGGCCGGACCCAGAAGGTCACCGTGGCCCACGGCAAGACGAAGGTCGTCATGTGGCCGACGCAGGAGGGCCGTTACGACGTGGTCGTCACCGTCGACACCGACACCACCTGGACGCAGCGCTACGCCGGCCGGATCGCTACCGCCGGAAAGGGCTGATCCGTCAGGACACCCGTGGCGACGGCAGCCGTCCCCCGGCCGCCGTCGCCAGGGTGCTCGCCGTCCGGGGCCGTGACCCGGTGTCCGGCAAGCGGTGTTCCGGGTGTTACGGCTCGTCACACCGACGCGCGAGATGGACGGTGATGTCGGCGGCGAGCTCGACCGTCCCGGGAAGGACCTGAAGGATCTCGCTGAATACCTGTTCCTGCACCGGGGCGGGCAGCACGAGGTAGGCCGAGACGGTCGAGAGGTGGCCGACGAAGTCGCGCGCACTCATCGTCAAGTGCCGTTCGATCACGGACTGTTGGACGTCGGTGAACCACTCGGACCGTTGCAGCTCCGTACCCGGCCACTGCAGGTGATGCCCCGGAGGTGTCCCGTCCGGGGACGGGACCTCGTCGCTGTCCAGGAACGGCGCCCGGGCAGTGCGGACGGCTTCCTCCACGGCCGGGTCGGCCAGCTGGACCGGCCCGGCGAACGAGGCGAACACCCCGCCCGGTTCGAGCAGTGAGGCCATGTGCGACCACCGGCTCTCCGGGGCGGTCCAGTGCAACGCTGCTGCCGCGTAGACCAGTTCGTACCTCTCGCCCGGTGGCACGTCCTCGAAGGCGGCTCGCACCGTCCTGACGCCTGCCGGCACATGCTTGCGCAGTTCGGCGAGCATGGCCCCGTCGGGCTCGGTCGCGGTGACCGTGACGCCCTGCTGGGCGAACAGGCGGGTCGCCTTGCCGGTCCCCGCGCCAATTTCAAGGGCAGTTCGAACCGGCTGAGCCGCGTAGGCCGTCACCATGTCGAAGAGCTCCACGGGATACCCCGGCCGGAACCGTTCGAAGGCTTCCGCCATCACTCCGAAGCTCAGCGCGCGACCGGACATGCCTGGCATCCTGACACGGGCCGCGCCGTTCACGCCCCGCCGTGTCACGCCCCGTCGTTTCGCGCGCTGCCGTTTCGCGCCCCGTCGGCCGACGGGGGTGCCGTGCCCTGAGAGCCCAGCACGTGTGCGATCAGCGCTTCGATCCTCGCCCTGATCTCGTCACGGATGGGGCGTACGGCTCGGACGCCCTGCCCGGCGGGGTCGGGCAACTGCCAGTCGAGGTACTGCTTTCCGGGGAAGACGGGGCAGGCGTCGCCGCAGCCCATCGTGATCACGACGTCGGACGCCTGTACGGCCTCGACGGTGAGCACTTTCGGCACCTCGGCCGAGACGTCGACGCCCACCTCGGCCATCGCCTCGACGACGGACGGGTTCACCGCGTCGGCGGGGGCGGACCCGGCGGACCGTACCTCTACGCGGTCGCCCGCGAGGTGGGTGAGGAACGCGGCGGCCATCTGGGAACGGCCGGCGTTGTGGACGCAGACGAACAGTACGGAGGGGAGAGCGGCGTCAGACATGGGCGGGGTCCTCCTCGGTCAGAGGTGCGGGGGCGGTGAAGTAGCGGCGGGCGTACAGCGCGACGTGGACGAGGCCGATCAGCACCGGCACCTCGATGAGTGGTCCGACCACGCCCGCGAGGGCCTGACCGGAAGTGGCGCCGAACGTGGCGATGGCCACCGCGATCGCCAGCTCGAAGTTGTTGCCCGCGGCGGTGAAGGCGAGCGTCGTCGCGCGCGGGTGGCCGAGCCCCACGGCGCGGCCGACCGCCATCGAACCGGCCCACATGACCGCGAAGTACACGAGCAGCGGCAGTGCGATGCGGACGACGTCGAGCGGCTGAGAGGTGATCGCGTCGCCCTGCAGTGCGAACAGCACAACGATCGTGAACAGCAGCCCGTACAGCGCGAACGGCCCGATCCGCGGGATCAGCCGCGCCTCGTACCAGGTACGGCCCTTGGCCTTCTCGCCGATCCGGCGCGTGAGGTACCCGGCGGCGAGCGGGATGCCCAGGAAGATCAGCACGCTCCGGGTGATCTCCCACACGGACACGTCGAGGCCGGCCTGTTCGAGACCGAGCCAGCCGGGCAGCACGGACAGGTAGAACCAGCCGAGGGCCGAGAACGCGATGACCTGGAACACCGAGTTCAGCGCCACCAGTACGGCGGCGGCCTCACGGTCACCGCAGGCCAGGTCGTTCCAGATGATCACCATGGCGATACACCGCGCCAGCCCCACGATGATCAGGCCCGTGCGGTACTCGGGCAGGTCGGGCAGGAACAGCCACGCCAACGCGAACATGAGCGCCGGGCCGACGATCCAGTTCAGCAGTAGCGAGGGAAGCAGGAGGCGCCGGTCGCGGGTGACGGTGTCGAGCCGGTCGTAACGCACCTTGGCGAGGACCGGGTACATCATCACGAGCAGGCCGAGCGCGATGGGCAGCGATACACCGGTCACGGTGACCTCGGCGAGCGCGTTCCCGAGGCCCGGCACGACGCGGCCGAGACCGAGGCCGAGCGCCATCGCGGCGAGAATCCACACGGCGAGGTACCGGTCGAGGAAGGACAGTCGGCCGACGACCGGCTGCTCGGGTGCGGCGCTCACGAGGTCGCCTCGGCGGGCGCGGCGGGCAGGGTCTCGCCGGCGGGACGCGTCAGGACGGCGGCGAGACGGTCGGTCATCTCGGGCAGCAGCCAGTAGTAGACCCAGGTGCCGCGCCGCTCGCAGTCGATGAGCCCGGCCTGCCGAAGCAGTTTGAGGTGGTGCGAGATCGTCGGCTGCGACAGGTCGAAGGCCGGGGTCAGGTCGCAGACGCAGACCTCGCCGCCGGCGCGCGAGGCGATCATCGAGAGAAGGCGCAGGCGCACCGGGTCGCCCAGCGCCTTGAACACCTTTGCCAGCTCCACGGCCTGCCCCTCACCGAGGGGAGCGGCCAGCAGCCCGGGACAGCAGGGGCCGGTCCCGTCGGTCTGGCCGAGCACTGCACGCTCTTGTTTCGACATGCTTCTATGTTGACGTTCTTCGATCCAAGATGCAACCTTGAATCGACAAGCATCAATGCAGGCAGACGTTCTTGCAGACGGATGCCCGTGCGGGCGGATGGCGATGCAGACGGATGCCCGCGGTCAGATGTCGATGCGGTCAGACGTCACTACAACCGATCGGAGTCACCACCATGTCCCGTGCACAGCTCGCCCTGCGCGTCAGCGACCTCGAAGCGTCGGTCACCTTCTACTCGAAGCTGTTCGGCACCGAACCGGCCAAACGACGCGAGGGATACGCCAACTTCGCCATTGCCGAGCCGCCGCTCAAGCTCGTGTTGATCGAGGGCGAGCCCGGACAGGAAACCCGCCTCGACCACCTCGGCGTAGAGGTCGACTCCACGGACCAGGTCGCAGCCGCAACCGGCCGCCTCGAGGAGGCGGGCCTCGCCACGTTCGAGGAGAACGACACCTCGTGCTGCTACGCCGTGCAGGACAAGGTATGGGTGCACGGCCCCGGGAAGGAGCCGTGGGAGGTCTACGTGGTCAAGGCCGACGCCGACCGGATGGGCAAGAGTGACGCCCTTGACGGCGACGCATGCTGCAGCAGCTGATTCGACTGCCCTGCCATGACGTGCCACGCCATGACGTGCCACGCCACGCCATGCCACGTCATGCCATGACGTGGGCGCCGAGCGCCGTCGCGATCCTGAGCGCGACGCGCCGGCCGCGTTCGCCGTGGTGCTGCTGCTGATCGCGGCGGGCGTCGGTCGGACCTGGTAGCGCAGGAGTACGGGGCTGGACGAGCCCCGTACTCCGCAGCGTCCCGCAGGGGGTTGCGCCCGCCTGCCCCTTGACGCTCCCGCGTTCGCGGCCCAAAATGAACCCACTCTTGACAACGTTGTCAGATAGTGAGCGCTCCGGCACCGCCGCCCCTCTTCGCCCCTGCCTCCGGGAGACCGTCATGACCGAGCCCAGACGTCCGCTCACCCGACGCACCTTCCTGGCCGGTACGGGTGTCGCTGCCCTCGGTGTCGCCGGCGCCGCCGGCGCGGTGCCGGCAGCCGCTGCCGTACCGGCCGCGACACCGGGCGGCGCCGCGGCCCGCACCGTGGCGCAGGCGGCCGGCACCGTCCGTCAGGCCATCGCGCCGGTGGACCTCGTCGACCCGCTGATCGGCGCCCTGACCACCTCGCCCGACACCGCCTGCGGCAAGACGTTTCCCGGCGCCGACACTCCGTTCGGCATGGTGCAGTTGAGCCCGGACACGGTCAGTGGCGGTGACAACGGCAGCGGCTACTCGGCCGACATGACGACCATCGAGGGCTTCAGCTTCCTCCACCTCGGCGGAGTCGGCTGTTACGGCGATCTGGGCAACCTCCAAGTCATGCCGCAGACCGGGGAGTTGGTCACCGGGCGGGACGCGGCGAAGAGCCCGTACCGCAAGGAGACCGAGACCGCGCGGGCCGGCTACTACGCGGTGGACCTCGACCGCTACGGGGTGCGGGCCGAACTCACCGCGGCGCGCCGGGCGGGCATGATCCGCTTCACCTTCGCCGAGGCGGGCCTCGGCCGGATCAAGGTCGATCTGGCCCGGCGGATCGGCTTCGACGGTTCACACAGCGTGGCACAGGATCTGCGGATGGTGGACGCGCACACCGTCGAGGGCTCGATGCGGGCCGACCGCTCGGGCGGTGGCTGGATCTGTGGCAACGGGCCCACGTACACCGTGTACTTCTGCCTCCGCTTCCAGGACCCGCTGACCGCCTTCGGCACCTGGGACGGGGACACGGTCTCCCGCTCGGCGACCGAGCAGTCCAGTGCGAGCGACAGCGCCGGGTTCTTCGCGGAGTTCCCCGTGCGGGCCGGTCAGCAGGTGCGCCTCAAGGCCGGAGTCTCGTTCGTCAGCGTGGCCGGAGCCCGCGGGAACCTCGAATCCTCCCTGCCGGACTGGGACTTCGACCGGGCCGAGCAGCGGGCGCGGGACGCCTGGTCGGAGGCGCTCGGCCGGATCTCGGTCAAGGGCGGGACCGCCACCCAGCGGGAGATCTTCTACTCCGCGCTGTACCACACCATGATCGACCCGCGGATCTCCAGCGACGCCGACGGCGCCTCCCGCTTCGGCGACGGCCCGGTCCGGCACGACGGGTTCGCCCAGCGAACCGTCTTCAGCGGCTGGGACGTCTTCCGCGGCGAATTCCCGTTGCTGACGCTCATCGACGAGCAGACGGTCGCCGACCAGATCAACACCCTGCTGGCGCTGACCGACTCCGGCAGGGTGAAGGGCCTGGCCCGCTGGGAACTGCTGGGCACGGACACCGACACGATGGTCGGCGACCCGGCGGTGAACATCATCGCCGAGGCGTACACCAAGGGCATCCGCGGCTTCGACGCGGAGAAGGCCTACGCCTACTGCCGCGACGTGGCGCTCGGGCCGGCCGAGAAGTCCAACCGCAACGACTTCCAGAACTGGACCACGCTCGGCTGGTGCGTGGACACCAGCCTGTCCAAGACGCTTGAGAACAGCTACTCCGACTATGCCCTCGCACGGTTCGCCGAGGCGCTGGGCCGGCACGGCGACGCGCGCAGGCTGGACGGCACCGCGAAGAACTACCGCAACCTCTTCAGCCCGGAGGCCGGCTGGTTCCGCGGCAGGAACGCGGACGGCTCGTGGATGGGCGACCAGGACGGCTGCATCGAGTCCAACCCGGACCAGCAGGGCTGGTTCGTGCCGCACGACGTGCCGGGGCTGATCGGCCTGCTCGGCGGCCGGGACGCCTTCGTCGAGCGGCTCAACGGCATGTTCGAACGCACGCCGCCCGAGCTGATGATGAAGTGGAACGACGCGTACAACCACTCCAACGAGCCGGTGCACCAGATGGCGTTCATGTTCGTCTACGCGGGCGCTCCGTGGCTGACCCAGAAATGGTCACGGTACGTGTGCGAGTACGCGTACGGCACGGGGCCGGCCGGTCTCGCGGGCAACGACGACTGCGGCCAGATGTCCGCGTGGTACGTGCTGGCCGCGGCCGGTTTCTACCCCGTCGCCCCGGCCGGCGGCGTGTACGCGCTGGGGAGCCCTCTCTTCGACGAGGCCGTGATCACCACGAGCCGCGGGACCCGGTTCACGGTGGAGGCGCGGGACAACTCGGCGGAGAACCTGTACATCAGGTCCGCGCGGCTCAACGGCCGTCCGCTGAACCGGGCATGGCTCACTCACCAGGAAATCGTGGACGGCGGCCGACTGAGCCTGACGATGGGCCCCCGACCCGACAAGAGCTGGGGCAGCGACCCGCGTCAGGCGCCTCCGGCGAGCACCCGCCCGGTGCCGCCCGCGAGCGCCTCCGCCCACGGACGCTGAACCGGCCAGGGAAGGCAGCTGGGGAGGACGGAGTCGGCCTGTCCGTGGCCGGTAACGGACAGGCCCTGAAGGGCCGGCTCCGTCAGGCGGATGTCAGCTCTCCCGGAGTTCGCGCAGGAGGTCGTGCGCGACACGGGGTTCGGCGGACCAGATCCGGGTCGCGCGGGTGTCGGTGGTGTAGCTCGGCCAGGACGGGTCGAGGTCGCGGACGAACCGCACCCAGGACTCGTGGAGGGCATCGGCGAGTGTCTGAGGCGGGTGGTTGCCAAGGGCCTCGGAGACACCCGGAGCGTTCAGGACGTCGAAGGCGAAGGGGAGGTCGATGCAGTGGTGTGCCAGACCCTCGAAACCAGGCGCGGTGGCCTGCCATTCGAACTGGTACAGCCAGGTCGGGCGGCCTGCGTGGGCGCGTGCCTCGGCAATCGCGAGGCCGGGAGTACGGAACAACGTGTCCGTGAGAGCCGCACCCAGCTCCGGGGGCTGGGCCAGGTGGAACTCGTGGGCGGTGAAGCCCAGCACCAACGGAATGTCCGCACCGGCCTCGCCGTCGACGAGTGCCTCGTACACCGGCTCGGGGACGAGCTCGCCGTCCACATAGGGGGTGAGGAGCAGCATCGGCAGCGCTTCGCTACCGGGACCCGGCTTGCAGAACTGGTCCTGGAGATCGAGGAGGTCGTCGTCGCTCAGATCACGCAGGGCGGCGGCGGTGGCCGGGACGCCGGTACGGGAGGTGAAGTGCGCCGACAGTTTCTCGGCGACGTCCCTGCCCTGGGGCTGTACGACTGCTCCGGAGACCGAGAGAGCGGCCCGGAAGAGGCCTTGGGCGGACGGAACCGCGAGCAGCGTCTGGACGGCGCCACCGCCTGCGGACTGTCCGGCGATGGTCACCTTGGCCGGATCGCCCCCGAACGCCGTGATGTTGTCCCGTACCCACTCCAGTGCTGCGATCCAGTCCCGGACTCCCCTGTTGGCGGGGGCGTCCTCCAGCGGCAGGAAGCCCTCGATTCCCAGTCGGTAGCCGATGGTCACCAGTACCACGTCGTCCCGGTTGAACGCCGCTCCGTCGTACCACGGGCTGGCCGCCGATCCGGCCACGTAACCACCCCCGTGGATCCAGACGAGGACCGGCAGAGCCGATTCCGGGTCTGCGGCCGGGGTGAACACATTGAGGTTCAGCACTCCCTCACCTGGGATCGAGGGTTCCGGAATCGTGGTGACCTCCGCGAAGGCGCGGCGCTGCGCCGTCGGTCCGTACGCCGTGGCATCCAACGGCTCCGTCCACGAGACCGGCGGAACCGGAGCTGCGAACCTCAGTTCACCCACCGGAGGCTGGGCGTAGGGAATGCCGAGGAAGCGGAAGGTGCCGTCGGTGCGGTGCTCTCCTCGCACCGGGCCGTGACCCGTGCGGACTATGGTGCCGGTCATGAAAAAATAGCTCCTGTCGTCGAGGTCGGTCGCCAACTGTGTGGTGTCCGACGTGATACCGGATCTTCCGCAGTGCTCCGGGGTGCGGCTCCCGCACGCCGTGGATCCGGTCGGCCAGGACCGTCGTTACGGCGATCCGACTGCCGCCCCAGGACGCCGACGCGTCGGCGTCCTTCACTGTCTCCGCCCAGGGATCGCCGGGCCGTTCTTCGTCGACGCCCGCGAAGAGGTTCGGGTCTGAGCCGGTGCCGATGAACACGAGGTCAGAGCGCTCTTGCACCCTACTCTTCGCGGCGAACCACCGAGTAGGGCGAGTTCGACGGAGCGGCCGGTTACGGTCGGCGCTTGCCGGGGAGCGGACAGTAGCGGCTGCCCCCTTCGACTGCAACGGTTTCCCCGGGCGCGATCTCGGTGAATCCCGCATCGAACACCACCGGCAGCCCGCTCGCGGTGAGTTCCTTCCAGCGGGCGGCCTCCGCCGTACGTACCGAGAGCGGGAAGCCGGCCGACCGCCACGCCTCGCGCTCCGCGTCCGGCAGTTCCCACCAGGCGAGCTGCGCC from Streptomyces sp. NBC_01267 harbors:
- a CDS encoding carboxylesterase/lipase family protein, which translates into the protein MTGTIVRTGHGPVRGEHRTDGTFRFLGIPYAQPPVGELRFAAPVPPVSWTEPLDATAYGPTAQRRAFAEVTTIPEPSIPGEGVLNLNVFTPAADPESALPVLVWIHGGGYVAGSAASPWYDGAAFNRDDVVLVTIGYRLGIEGFLPLEDAPANRGVRDWIAALEWVRDNITAFGGDPAKVTIAGQSAGGGAVQTLLAVPSAQGLFRAALSVSGAVVQPQGRDVAEKLSAHFTSRTGVPATAAALRDLSDDDLLDLQDQFCKPGPGSEALPMLLLTPYVDGELVPEPVYEALVDGEAGADIPLVLGFTAHEFHLAQPPELGAALTDTLFRTPGLAIAEARAHAGRPTWLYQFEWQATAPGFEGLAHHCIDLPFAFDVLNAPGVSEALGNHPPQTLADALHESWVRFVRDLDPSWPSYTTDTRATRIWSAEPRVAHDLLRELRES